The Azospirillum baldaniorum genome contains a region encoding:
- a CDS encoding DUF3299 domain-containing protein, translating into MTSRRQFLLPLALAPVAGWAIWATNASEPTHPAGPFHLPLDDTTALWRDLVQVRMEGPAANPVFPTRVKALEGKLVTVRGFMVPLSDASSHNRFILAANPIFCPACHRPSPSTMLHVHSQIPVRESQAPVLMTGTLRLNPLEGLFYRLDRAELRYA; encoded by the coding sequence ATGACGTCGCGCCGACAGTTTCTGTTGCCGCTCGCGCTGGCCCCGGTGGCCGGCTGGGCGATCTGGGCGACCAACGCCAGCGAACCCACGCACCCCGCCGGACCGTTCCATCTGCCGCTGGACGACACCACGGCCCTGTGGCGGGATCTGGTTCAGGTCCGCATGGAGGGGCCAGCCGCCAATCCGGTCTTTCCGACCCGCGTCAAGGCGCTGGAGGGAAAGCTGGTGACGGTGCGTGGCTTCATGGTGCCGCTGAGCGACGCGTCGTCCCACAACCGCTTCATCCTCGCCGCCAATCCCATCTTCTGCCCGGCCTGCCACAGGCCCAGCCCTTCCACCATGCTGCACGTCCACAGCCAGATTCCTGTCCGCGAGTCGCAGGCGCCGGTGCTGATGACCGGCACGTTGCGGCTGAACCCTCTGGAAGGGTTGTTCTACCGCCTTGATCGGGCTGAGCTGCGCTACGCCTGA
- a CDS encoding ArsR/SmtB family transcription factor, with protein MQKGSAPKDKPAHLRLSEDQTTELADMFRLMSDPSRLRIILACLDTSTSVGDMAAALGLSPSLVSHHLRLLRAGRLIQAERRGNRVFYLITDEHIRRVLSDMVDHVAEESEGDLEA; from the coding sequence ATGCAAAAAGGGTCAGCACCGAAGGACAAGCCGGCGCATCTCCGCCTGTCCGAAGACCAGACCACCGAACTGGCCGACATGTTCCGCCTGATGAGCGACCCCAGCCGGCTGCGCATCATCCTGGCCTGCCTGGACACCTCGACCTCGGTCGGCGACATGGCGGCGGCGCTGGGCCTGTCGCCGTCCCTGGTCAGCCATCACCTCCGCCTGCTGCGGGCGGGACGGCTGATCCAGGCGGAACGGCGCGGCAACCGTGTCTTCTACCTGATCACCGACGAGCACATCCGGCGCGTCCTGTCGGACATGGTCGACCATGTGGCCGAGGAAAGCGAAGGCGATCTGGAAGCGTGA
- the hutG gene encoding N-formylglutamate deformylase, with protein sequence METFRFQPGETPVLLSIPHVGTVVPPDIAATMTDSALAMPDTDWHLDRLYHFAPALGIGFLKPILSRYVIDLNRDPDSDLPIPGGASSTELCPLTTFDHQPVYRPGQEPDAVEVRRRIGAYWRPYHEQLNGELQALKERFGVAVLFDAHSIRSRVPRFFDGQIQDFSLGTAEGTSASPALVGRVMNVLTATGRFSSVQNGRFKGGFITRRYGNPADNIHSIQLELSQLTYMDEEAPFGFREESARQVRPTLERLLSLVVEWAWENAAGRRRSAFL encoded by the coding sequence ATGGAGACGTTCCGCTTCCAGCCGGGGGAAACCCCCGTCCTGCTCAGCATCCCGCATGTCGGCACCGTCGTGCCGCCGGACATCGCGGCCACCATGACCGACTCCGCCCTGGCGATGCCGGACACCGACTGGCATCTCGACCGGCTCTATCACTTCGCCCCGGCGCTGGGCATCGGCTTCCTGAAGCCCATCCTCTCGCGCTACGTGATCGACCTCAACCGCGATCCCGACAGCGACCTTCCCATCCCCGGCGGCGCCAGCAGCACCGAACTCTGTCCCCTCACCACCTTCGATCACCAGCCGGTCTACCGCCCCGGACAGGAACCGGACGCGGTGGAGGTGCGGCGACGGATCGGCGCCTATTGGCGCCCCTATCACGAGCAGCTCAACGGCGAACTTCAGGCGCTGAAGGAACGCTTCGGCGTGGCGGTGCTGTTCGACGCCCATTCCATCCGATCGCGCGTGCCGCGCTTCTTCGACGGGCAGATTCAGGACTTCAGCCTGGGCACGGCGGAGGGGACTAGCGCCTCGCCGGCGCTGGTCGGCCGTGTGATGAACGTGCTCACCGCCACCGGACGTTTTTCCTCGGTGCAGAACGGGCGCTTCAAGGGCGGCTTCATCACCCGCCGCTACGGCAACCCCGCCGACAACATCCATTCGATCCAGCTCGAACTGTCGCAGCTCACCTACATGGACGAGGAGGCTCCCTTCGGCTTCCGCGAGGAGTCGGCGCGTCAGGTGCGTCCGACGCTGGAGCGGCTGCTGAGCCTCGTCGTCGAGTGGGCTTGGGAGAACGCCGCCGGCCGGCGGCGCAGCGCCTTCCTGTAA
- a CDS encoding bacteriohemerythrin produces the protein MGVITWRRQLSVGQPSIDEDHKHLIEYLNELNAALNSRSFMPVRVAKILMKLLEYTQQHFAREEKIMQAVHYPKFEEHVRQHHEAVRTLSELSAVFTRDPTHQNAERIYTFTANWLVHHIIMQDTQLTPYVRGVWV, from the coding sequence ATGGGTGTCATTACGTGGAGGCGGCAGCTCAGCGTCGGCCAGCCGTCCATCGATGAAGATCACAAGCACCTGATCGAGTATCTGAACGAACTGAACGCCGCGCTGAATTCGCGCAGCTTCATGCCGGTGCGCGTCGCCAAGATCCTCATGAAACTGCTGGAATACACCCAGCAGCATTTCGCCCGCGAAGAAAAGATCATGCAGGCCGTGCATTACCCGAAGTTCGAGGAGCACGTCCGCCAGCATCACGAGGCCGTGCGGACGCTGAGCGAACTGTCCGCGGTCTTCACGCGGGACCCGACGCATCAGAACGCCGAGCGGATTTATACCTTCACCGCGAACTGGCTGGTCCACCACATCATCATGCAGGACACGCAGCTGACCCCCTATGTGCGGGGCGTCTGGGTCTGA
- the fabI gene encoding enoyl-ACP reductase FabI: protein MTTIIPAAATLEGKKGLVLGIANDQSIAWGCARAFRALGADLAVSYLNDKAKRFVEPLAQQLEAEIFEPVDVTGEGELKAIFEKIEQKWGKLDFALHSIAFAPKDDLHGRVVDCSREGFQMAMDVSCHSFIRMARYAEPLMKDGGSLFTMSYFGANRVIDNYGVMGPVKAALEASVRYLAAELGPKGIRVHAISPGPIKTRAASGIAHFDELMEKAAERAPEQRLVTIEEVGYTTAFLATDGAKGITGSTTYVDCGYSIVG from the coding sequence ATGACCACGATCATCCCCGCCGCCGCCACTCTTGAAGGCAAGAAGGGCCTCGTGCTCGGCATCGCCAACGATCAGTCGATCGCGTGGGGCTGCGCCCGCGCCTTCCGCGCTCTGGGCGCGGATCTCGCGGTCAGCTACCTCAACGACAAGGCGAAGCGCTTCGTCGAGCCGCTGGCCCAGCAGCTCGAAGCGGAGATCTTCGAACCGGTGGACGTCACCGGCGAGGGTGAGCTGAAGGCCATCTTCGAGAAGATCGAGCAGAAGTGGGGCAAGCTGGACTTCGCGCTGCATTCCATCGCCTTCGCCCCGAAGGACGATCTGCACGGCCGCGTCGTCGATTGCTCGCGCGAGGGCTTCCAGATGGCGATGGACGTGTCCTGCCACTCCTTCATCCGCATGGCCCGCTACGCGGAGCCGCTGATGAAGGACGGCGGTTCGCTGTTCACCATGTCTTATTTCGGCGCCAACCGCGTGATCGACAATTACGGCGTCATGGGGCCTGTCAAGGCCGCCCTGGAGGCCAGCGTGCGCTATCTGGCGGCGGAGCTGGGCCCGAAGGGCATCCGCGTCCATGCCATCTCCCCCGGCCCGATCAAGACCCGCGCCGCCTCCGGCATCGCGCATTTCGACGAGCTGATGGAGAAGGCCGCGGAACGCGCGCCGGAGCAGCGCCTCGTCACCATCGAAGAGGTCGGCTACACCACCGCCTTCCTGGCGACCGACGGCGCCAAGGGCATCACCGGCAGCACCACCTATGTGGATTGCGGCTATTCGATCGTCGGCTGA
- a CDS encoding YgaP-like transmembrane domain, with amino-acid sequence MAMTSQKGMGSRDAALPDDLERMINVGHTERLVSLVGGGLLAVLGLRRPTVGGAALALAGGALVARGLTGYCPAKAMMEDFGSHHDGAGTPAEDVDQGVHRYSRHPGDIYDDADEKEKVDEASMESFPASDPPSFTPGAV; translated from the coding sequence ATGGCGATGACGAGCCAAAAGGGCATGGGCAGCCGCGACGCGGCCCTGCCGGACGATCTCGAACGCATGATCAACGTCGGGCACACCGAACGTCTGGTGTCTCTGGTCGGCGGTGGGCTTCTCGCCGTGCTCGGGCTGCGCCGTCCGACCGTCGGTGGGGCGGCGCTGGCTCTGGCCGGCGGCGCCCTGGTCGCCCGTGGGCTGACCGGCTATTGCCCGGCCAAGGCGATGATGGAGGATTTTGGCAGCCATCACGACGGGGCGGGCACCCCCGCCGAGGATGTGGATCAAGGCGTCCATCGGTACTCGCGTCATCCCGGCGACATCTACGACGACGCCGACGAGAAGGAGAAGGTGGACGAGGCGTCGATGGAATCCTTCCCGGCCAGCGATCCGCCGTCATTCACGCCCGGCGCCGTTTGA
- a CDS encoding PRC-barrel domain-containing protein: protein MKRLLLSAAMIAGALGPWPAFAETCPEGVNRLGQRIGALEAAGNQTPASISPQEIGQLRALRQTAERAGQRGGEPACQTILGEADALLRSVEHPRVVAADDLSKAKLHNASGEEMGSISELVVDPNTGRVAYAVVEAGGFLGLGERNFPVPWALIQPAQSGDGYVLNVTKDRLTAAPQFTRSNRPDMSDRQWAVALHTYYGVQPYWMRDGAALAAVGMPEGGAAGSPQLQSEVQRLSQEVDRLNRELSQARTLADTARKPDGTAQPGSSGSTGAAPAQGQGGSTPPAPQQ from the coding sequence ATGAAACGCCTGCTCCTCAGCGCCGCCATGATCGCGGGGGCGCTCGGGCCTTGGCCGGCATTCGCCGAGACCTGCCCGGAGGGGGTGAACCGGCTGGGCCAGCGCATCGGCGCGCTGGAGGCCGCCGGCAACCAGACTCCCGCCTCCATCAGCCCGCAGGAGATCGGCCAGCTCCGCGCCCTGCGCCAGACCGCCGAGCGCGCCGGGCAGCGGGGCGGCGAGCCGGCCTGCCAGACCATCCTGGGCGAGGCCGACGCCTTGCTGCGCTCGGTCGAGCATCCGCGCGTGGTTGCCGCCGACGACCTTTCGAAGGCCAAGCTGCACAACGCCAGCGGCGAGGAGATGGGCTCCATTTCCGAACTGGTGGTCGATCCGAACACCGGGCGCGTCGCCTACGCCGTGGTCGAAGCCGGTGGGTTCCTCGGTCTTGGTGAGCGCAACTTCCCGGTTCCCTGGGCACTGATCCAGCCGGCGCAGTCCGGTGACGGCTATGTCCTGAACGTGACCAAGGACCGGCTGACCGCGGCGCCGCAATTCACCCGTTCCAACCGTCCGGACATGTCGGACCGGCAATGGGCGGTGGCGCTGCACACCTATTACGGAGTCCAGCCCTATTGGATGCGCGACGGTGCGGCCCTCGCCGCGGTTGGTATGCCGGAGGGCGGTGCCGCGGGATCGCCGCAGCTCCAGTCGGAAGTGCAGCGCCTCTCCCAGGAGGTGGACCGGCTGAACCGCGAGCTGTCGCAGGCCCGCACTCTGGCCGACACGGCCCGCAAGCCCGATGGGACGGCGCAGCCGGGCTCGTCCGGTTCAACCGGCGCCGCGCCGGCGCAGGGGCAGGGCGGGTCCACGCCGCCCGCTCCGCAGCAGTGA
- the ureG gene encoding urease accessory protein UreG, whose product MTAPISKSHGGPLRVGIGGPVGSGKTALTDALCKRMRDDWEVAAITNDIYTKEDAEFLTRSGALKPDRIMGVETGGCPHTAIREDASINLAAVDEMNRKFPNLDLIFVESGGDNLAATFSPELADLTIYVIDVSAGDKIPRKGGPGITRSDLLVINKIDLAPLVGASLEVMDRDAKKMRGDRPFVFTNIKTGQGVDAVQSFIVQRGGLPLPG is encoded by the coding sequence ATGACCGCCCCGATTTCCAAGAGCCATGGTGGCCCCCTGCGCGTGGGCATCGGCGGGCCGGTCGGCTCCGGCAAGACGGCGCTGACCGACGCGCTGTGCAAGCGCATGCGCGACGATTGGGAGGTCGCGGCGATCACCAACGACATCTACACCAAGGAGGACGCCGAATTCCTCACCCGTTCCGGCGCGCTGAAGCCGGACCGGATCATGGGGGTGGAGACCGGCGGCTGCCCGCACACGGCGATCCGCGAGGATGCCTCGATCAACCTCGCCGCCGTCGACGAGATGAACCGCAAGTTCCCCAACCTCGACCTGATCTTCGTGGAATCGGGCGGCGACAATCTGGCGGCGACCTTCTCGCCGGAACTGGCCGACCTGACCATCTACGTCATCGACGTGTCGGCGGGCGACAAGATCCCGCGCAAGGGCGGGCCGGGCATCACCCGGTCGGACCTGCTGGTCATCAACAAGATCGACCTCGCCCCGCTAGTCGGCGCCAGTCTGGAGGTGATGGACCGCGACGCCAAGAAGATGCGCGGCGACCGGCCCTTCGTCTTCACCAACATCAAGACGGGGCAGGGGGTGGACGCGGTCCAGTCCTTCATCGTTCAGCGGGGCGGGTTGCCGCTTCCGGGCTGA
- a CDS encoding urease accessory UreF family protein, whose product MALPCAAGEGGTREAGGWGPVSATHLTKLLAWLSPSFPVGGFSYSHGIEAAVEQGLVRDRDTLARWMDGILRHGAGRTDGMLFVAAHRAVLAGDETGFAWAVERADAMRASSETALESRAQGQAFLIAVRAAWPLEGMERWDRVIADTGRPVAYAVAVALAAALIGVPEGPALSAYLHAFAANLVSAGVRLVPLGQTDGQKALAALDSVVHSAAEAALAAPLDDLGSRAMAVDWTSMIHETQYTRLFRS is encoded by the coding sequence TTGGCCCTCCCCTGCGCAGCGGGGGAGGGAGGGACCCGCGAAGCGGGGGGGTGGGGGCCCGTCTCGGCCACCCACCTCACCAAGCTCCTCGCCTGGCTGTCGCCGTCCTTCCCGGTCGGCGGCTTCTCCTACAGCCACGGCATCGAGGCGGCGGTGGAGCAGGGCCTCGTCCGCGACCGCGACACGCTGGCGCGCTGGATGGACGGCATCCTGCGCCACGGCGCCGGGCGGACCGACGGCATGCTCTTCGTGGCCGCTCACCGCGCCGTGCTGGCGGGCGACGAGACTGGTTTCGCCTGGGCGGTCGAGCGCGCCGACGCCATGCGCGCCTCCTCCGAAACCGCGCTGGAGAGCCGCGCGCAGGGGCAGGCCTTCCTCATCGCCGTGCGCGCCGCCTGGCCGCTGGAGGGGATGGAGCGCTGGGACCGGGTGATCGCCGACACCGGCCGCCCGGTCGCCTACGCCGTCGCCGTGGCGCTGGCCGCCGCGCTGATCGGCGTGCCGGAGGGACCCGCCCTGTCGGCCTATCTGCACGCTTTCGCCGCCAACCTCGTCTCCGCCGGGGTGCGGCTGGTGCCGCTGGGGCAGACGGACGGGCAGAAGGCCCTGGCGGCGCTCGATTCCGTGGTGCACTCTGCGGCGGAGGCCGCGCTGGCCGCCCCGCTCGACGATCTGGGCAGCCGCGCCATGGCCGTCGATTGGACCTCCATGATCCACGAAACCCAATACACGAGGTTGTTCCGCTCATGA
- a CDS encoding urease accessory protein UreE, whose protein sequence is MTDTLRRATRVHARGHWPAEREAGTVTLAFDDRHRRRMVMTDDAGADFLLDLPRAVALDHGDGLELGDGAYLRVVAADEDLMEVRCGGGTEGFARIAWHLGNRHLPVQIVGETIRLRRDHVIEDMLKGLGASVAAIHAPFAPEGGAYSGQGHGHSHGHGHDHGHDHDHDHGHSHSHSHSHSHGHSHSHGHSHD, encoded by the coding sequence ATGACCGACACGCTCCGCCGCGCCACCCGAGTCCACGCCCGCGGCCATTGGCCGGCCGAGCGCGAGGCCGGCACGGTGACCCTCGCCTTCGACGACCGCCACCGGCGGCGCATGGTGATGACGGACGATGCGGGGGCCGACTTCCTGCTGGACCTGCCGCGCGCGGTCGCGCTCGACCATGGCGACGGGCTGGAACTGGGCGACGGCGCCTATCTGCGCGTGGTCGCCGCCGACGAGGACCTGATGGAGGTGCGCTGCGGCGGCGGGACAGAGGGCTTCGCGCGCATCGCCTGGCACCTCGGCAACCGCCACCTGCCGGTGCAGATTGTCGGAGAGACCATCCGCCTGCGCCGCGACCATGTGATCGAGGACATGCTGAAAGGGCTGGGGGCCAGCGTCGCGGCCATCCACGCGCCCTTCGCGCCGGAGGGCGGGGCCTACTCGGGGCAGGGGCACGGGCATTCGCACGGGCACGGCCATGACCATGGGCATGATCATGACCACGATCATGGTCATTCGCATTCCCACAGCCACTCCCATTCCCATGGGCATTCCCATTCCCATGGGCATTCGCATGACTGA
- the murI gene encoding glutamate racemase codes for MIGVFDSGHGGLTVLRALVAAAPGRPFVYLGDHAAAPYGPRSEEDIYRLTVQGVERLFAQGCGLVVLACNTAAAVALRRMQRTWLPVAHPGRNVLGVLVPMVEAITRVPWMQDGPAADWRPEPRTVGVFATPATVASGSFPREIGKRAPDVRVVQQACPDLVPLIERGAGDEELAPAVRGYVRALLAQLDGRPLDAAVLGCTHYPLVAHLFAEALPPGVEVLCQPSLVARSLDNYLERHPEYAPSAGEAPGALRFFTTGAAEPVGALAGRFFGRPTPFERLSP; via the coding sequence GTGATTGGTGTCTTCGATTCCGGGCATGGCGGTCTGACGGTGCTGCGCGCGCTGGTGGCCGCCGCTCCCGGGCGTCCCTTCGTCTATCTCGGCGACCATGCCGCCGCTCCCTATGGTCCGCGCAGCGAGGAGGACATCTACCGCCTGACGGTCCAGGGGGTGGAGCGGCTGTTCGCCCAGGGTTGCGGGCTGGTCGTCCTGGCCTGCAACACCGCGGCGGCGGTGGCCCTGCGGCGGATGCAGCGGACGTGGCTGCCGGTGGCCCATCCCGGCCGCAACGTGCTGGGCGTCCTGGTGCCGATGGTCGAGGCGATCACCCGCGTGCCCTGGATGCAGGACGGCCCCGCCGCCGACTGGCGTCCGGAGCCGCGGACGGTCGGCGTCTTCGCCACCCCGGCCACCGTCGCGTCGGGTTCCTTCCCGCGCGAGATCGGCAAGCGGGCGCCCGACGTGCGGGTGGTGCAGCAGGCCTGCCCGGACCTCGTCCCGCTGATCGAGCGCGGGGCGGGGGACGAAGAACTGGCTCCGGCGGTGCGCGGCTATGTGCGGGCGCTGCTGGCGCAGTTGGATGGACGCCCGCTGGACGCGGCGGTGCTCGGCTGCACCCATTACCCGCTGGTGGCGCATCTGTTCGCGGAGGCGCTGCCGCCGGGGGTGGAGGTGCTGTGCCAGCCCAGCTTGGTCGCCCGGTCGCTGGACAATTACCTGGAGCGCCACCCCGAATACGCCCCGTCCGCTGGCGAGGCGCCGGGCGCCCTTCGTTTCTTCACCACGGGAGCGGCGGAACCGGTCGGCGCCCTCGCGGGACGTTTCTTCGGCCGGCCCACACCCTTCGAACGGCTTTCTCCATGA
- the ureC gene encoding urease subunit alpha encodes MAHRIDRAEYAALYGPTVGDRVRLADTDLIVEVEKDHTVYGEEVKFGGGKVIRDGMGQAQTSRQGGAVDTVITNALIIDHWGIVKADIGIVGGRIAGIGKAGNPDVQPGVTIVVGPGTEVIAGEGKIVTAGGIDAHIHFICPQQVDEALNSGVTTMLGGGTGPAAGTSATTCTPGPWHMARMLQAAEGLPINLGFFGKGNASRPDALLEQIAAGACGMKLHEDWGTTPAAIDTCLTVAEETDIQVAIHTDTLNESGFVENTIAAFKGRNIHAFHTEGAGGGHAPDIIKVAGLPNVLPSSTNPTRPFTVNTVDEHLDMLMVCHHLSPRIPEDVAFAESRIRRETIAAEDILHDLGVFSMLSSDSQAMGRVGEVIIRTWQTAHKMKVQRGRLAEELGENDNFRVKRYVAKYTINPALSHGIAHVVGSVEVGKLADLVVWSPAFFGVKPDMVLKAGTIAAALMGDPNASIPTPQPVHYRPMFGAYGRAMQASSLTFVSKLSLENEALRSLGLRRELVAVTGVRAIGKKQMIHNDSTPHIEVDPETYEVRADGQLLTCEPADVLPMAQRYFLF; translated from the coding sequence ATGGCGCATCGCATCGACCGGGCCGAATACGCGGCTCTCTACGGCCCCACCGTGGGCGACCGTGTCCGGCTGGCCGACACCGACCTGATCGTCGAGGTCGAGAAGGACCACACCGTCTATGGCGAGGAGGTCAAGTTCGGCGGCGGCAAGGTGATCCGCGACGGCATGGGGCAGGCCCAGACCTCGCGCCAGGGCGGCGCGGTGGACACCGTCATCACCAACGCGCTGATCATCGACCACTGGGGCATCGTCAAGGCCGACATCGGCATCGTCGGCGGGCGCATCGCCGGCATCGGCAAGGCCGGCAACCCGGACGTCCAGCCGGGCGTGACCATCGTCGTCGGGCCGGGGACCGAGGTCATCGCGGGTGAGGGCAAGATCGTCACCGCCGGCGGCATCGACGCCCACATCCACTTCATCTGCCCGCAGCAGGTGGATGAGGCGCTGAACAGCGGCGTCACCACCATGCTGGGCGGCGGCACCGGCCCGGCGGCCGGCACGTCGGCCACCACCTGCACGCCGGGGCCGTGGCACATGGCCCGGATGCTCCAGGCGGCGGAGGGGCTGCCGATCAACCTGGGCTTCTTCGGCAAGGGCAATGCCAGCCGTCCCGACGCGCTGTTGGAGCAGATCGCCGCCGGCGCCTGCGGCATGAAGCTGCACGAGGACTGGGGCACCACCCCGGCGGCCATCGACACCTGCCTGACGGTGGCGGAGGAGACGGACATCCAGGTGGCCATCCACACCGACACGCTGAACGAGTCGGGCTTCGTGGAGAACACCATCGCCGCCTTCAAGGGCCGCAACATCCACGCCTTCCACACCGAGGGGGCGGGCGGCGGCCACGCGCCGGACATCATCAAGGTGGCGGGCCTGCCCAACGTGCTGCCCAGCTCCACCAACCCGACGCGGCCGTTCACGGTGAACACGGTGGACGAGCATCTCGACATGCTCATGGTCTGCCACCACCTGTCGCCCCGCATCCCGGAGGACGTGGCCTTCGCCGAAAGCCGCATCCGGCGCGAGACCATCGCGGCGGAGGACATCCTGCACGACCTCGGCGTCTTCTCGATGCTGAGTTCGGACAGCCAAGCCATGGGCCGGGTCGGCGAGGTCATCATCCGCACCTGGCAGACCGCGCACAAGATGAAGGTGCAGCGCGGGCGTCTGGCCGAGGAGCTGGGCGAGAACGACAACTTCCGCGTCAAGCGCTACGTCGCCAAATACACGATCAACCCGGCGCTGTCGCACGGCATCGCCCATGTCGTCGGCTCGGTCGAGGTGGGCAAGCTGGCCGATCTGGTGGTCTGGTCGCCGGCCTTCTTCGGCGTGAAGCCGGACATGGTGCTGAAGGCCGGGACCATCGCGGCGGCGCTGATGGGCGACCCCAACGCCTCCATCCCGACGCCGCAGCCGGTGCATTACCGCCCGATGTTCGGCGCCTACGGACGCGCGATGCAGGCCAGTTCCCTGACCTTTGTCAGCAAGCTGTCGCTGGAGAACGAGGCGCTGCGCTCGCTCGGCCTGCGGCGCGAACTGGTCGCGGTGACGGGGGTGCGGGCCATCGGCAAGAAGCAGATGATCCACAACGATTCCACACCCCACATCGAGGTCGATCCGGAAACCTACGAGGTGCGCGCCGACGGCCAGCTCCTGACCTGCGAGCCGGCGGACGTGCTGCCCATGGCGCAGCGGTACTTCCTGTTCTGA
- a CDS encoding urease subunit beta, with protein MKPGEIIPAAGEIELNAGRDTVELDVANAGDRPIQVGSHYHFAETNGALTFDRETARGFRLDIPAGTAVRFEPGQTRRVRLVAYAGNRVVIGFNGKVNGSL; from the coding sequence ATGAAACCCGGTGAAATCATCCCCGCCGCGGGCGAGATCGAACTCAACGCCGGCCGCGACACGGTGGAGTTGGACGTCGCCAACGCCGGCGACCGCCCGATCCAGGTCGGCTCGCACTATCACTTCGCTGAAACGAACGGGGCGCTGACCTTCGACCGCGAGACGGCGCGCGGCTTCCGGCTGGACATCCCCGCCGGGACAGCGGTGCGTTTCGAGCCGGGGCAGACGCGCCGCGTGCGGCTGGTCGCCTACGCCGGCAACCGCGTGGTCATCGGCTTCAACGGCAAGGTCAACGGCAGCCTGTGA
- a CDS encoding urease subunit gamma — MNLTPREKDKLLVAMAAMVARRRLERGVKLNHPEAVALITDYVVEGARDGRTVAELMRDGATVITRDQVMDGIPEMIHEIQVEATFPDGTKLVTVHQPIR; from the coding sequence ATGAACCTGACACCGCGCGAGAAGGACAAGCTTCTCGTGGCCATGGCCGCCATGGTGGCGCGCCGCCGGCTGGAGCGTGGCGTGAAGCTGAACCATCCCGAGGCGGTGGCCCTCATCACCGATTACGTGGTGGAGGGCGCGCGCGACGGACGCACCGTGGCCGAGCTGATGCGCGACGGCGCGACGGTGATCACCCGCGATCAGGTGATGGATGGCATCCCGGAGATGATCCACGAGATCCAGGTCGAGGCCACCTTCCCCGACGGCACCAAGCTCGTCACCGTCCACCAGCCGATTCGCTAA
- a CDS encoding urease accessory protein UreD, with amino-acid sequence MADALMKKVAVHGAATVRFEHRHGATRLATLYHHDPLRVLLPDPRAGDLPIAVLVTTSGGLVGGDRLDVALSAGPGAAALVTTQAAEKVYRSAGPDCRIDTRVTVEAGGWLEWMPQEAIVFEGSRLRRLTRLELEGDARLIAGEMLVFGRAAFGETVTRGLVRDAWEVVRDGRLAWADALHMDGDLAETLAHPAGFGGAGACATLLYAAPDAATRRDALREAAEELEGVRVGATAFDGLLVVRILGGEALAVRRAYAALWSHLRSAAAGLPTRLPRLWEV; translated from the coding sequence GTGGCTGACGCGTTGATGAAGAAGGTCGCCGTCCACGGCGCGGCGACGGTGCGGTTCGAGCATCGCCATGGGGCCACGCGCCTCGCCACGCTCTACCACCACGACCCGCTGCGGGTGCTGCTGCCCGACCCGCGGGCGGGGGACCTGCCCATCGCGGTTCTGGTCACCACCTCCGGCGGGCTGGTCGGCGGCGACCGGCTGGACGTTGCCCTGTCGGCGGGGCCGGGGGCGGCGGCGCTGGTGACGACGCAGGCGGCGGAGAAGGTCTACCGCTCCGCCGGGCCGGACTGCCGCATCGACACCCGCGTGACCGTGGAGGCCGGCGGCTGGCTGGAATGGATGCCGCAGGAGGCCATCGTCTTCGAGGGCTCCCGCCTGCGCCGCCTGACCCGGCTGGAGCTGGAGGGCGATGCCCGCCTGATCGCCGGCGAGATGCTGGTCTTCGGACGCGCCGCCTTCGGCGAGACGGTCACCCGCGGCCTCGTCCGCGACGCCTGGGAGGTGGTGCGCGATGGCCGCCTCGCCTGGGCCGACGCCCTGCACATGGACGGCGACCTCGCCGAGACGCTGGCCCACCCGGCGGGCTTCGGCGGGGCCGGGGCCTGTGCCACGTTGCTTTACGCCGCCCCCGACGCCGCGACCCGGCGGGACGCGTTGCGCGAGGCAGCGGAGGAGTTGGAAGGCGTGCGGGTCGGCGCGACCGCCTTCGACGGGCTGCTGGTCGTCCGCATCCTGGGCGGCGAGGCGTTGGCGGTGCGCCGCGCCTACGCGGCGCTGTGGTCGCATCTTCGCTCCGCGGCGGCGGGTCTGCCAACCCGGCTGCCGCGTTTGTGGGAGGTCTGA